The sequence below is a genomic window from Nocardia fluminea.
CGCTCGGCATCGGCCCGGAATCGGCTGTGCTCGTGGATGTCCCACGCTCGATCGAGTTCGTGGTCGCCACCTACGCGGTCCTCAAAGCCGGGGGGACGGTGGTGCCGATCGACACCGGAAACCCCCGGCTGCCACCGATCGTCAACCCCGCCCTCGCCCTGACCGTCGCCGCCCGCGAGCACCTCGGCACCTACGACATCCCGACGGTGACGATCGACCGGGCGTCGCTGTCGACCTACTCCAGCGAACCCATCGCCCGTGGCGAACATCGTGTCCCGATCCTGCCGCAGCACCCCGCCTTCGTGCTGTTTCCCCCCGGCACGACACACAGCGTCACCATCAGCCATGCCGCCGCCGTGCACCGCGTCACCGCCATGCAGGCCCGCCACCACCTCAGCACGCGCGATGTCTATCTGCACCAATCCCACACCGGCGACGCCACCGCCTGGCACGGCTACCTGCTCCCACTACGCGTGGGCGCGACCGTGGTCCTCACCGAACCGCCCGATCCCACCCGGTTAGCCGCCCTCATCGCCGCCTACGGCATCACCACCACCGACTTCACCCCGCACTTCCCACCCGGCACCAACCACCGCGACCGTCTGTTCCGCACCGGCGAGCTCGCTCACCACGAAATCGAAGGCACCCCGGCAGCATTGGCCCACCTCGCCACCCTCCTCGGAAAGGCCACCCCATGACCAACCCGTTCGACGACGACAACGCCCAGTTCTACGTCCTGGTCAACACCGAAGGCGAACACTCCCTCTGGCCCACCTTCGCCGCCGTCCCCGGCGGCTGGTCGGTAGCCTTCGGCGCCGCCCCCCGAACCTCCTGTCTCCACTACGTCGAATCCCACTGGCTCGACATGCGCCCCAACTCCCTCATCGCCGCCATGTCCAACAAGCCCTGACGGATCAGCCCACCAGGGAGGTCTCGGGTTGGTGGGGGACCGCTGTCGTCCTGATTGCGGACACTCCACCACGCCGTTTTCGGAACCTCTACAGTCCCTGCACGTCGGACAATCTGTTCCGGACTTTCGTGGCGTGCGGTCGTTCGAACGGCCAACGGAGAGCGATAATGTCGATAATATTCTCTATGGTGGGAATATCGGCCTCCAGTGTCGGTGGGCGTGGATAGTCCAGGAAAGCATCGATGTCATTGAGGACCAAACTTGCATCGAACTCGCTCATCGTTGCAGCGGCATTCTTCACAGCATCTATTTGCGATCTATCTCCGGTTCGGTAGGCGGCGAAACGAACCTGCAATCCGAGATCGGGGTCGTTCTCAAGTTTATTGACGAGTGCTTCCATATCATTGTCGGAATCATTGATCGGCGTCTGGCCCAAAGAGTGAATCGCGTACCTGCGAACCTCGTCCAGCTCGTCGTCATCGTCCGCACACGCGAACAACGCTGCTGTCGAACTTCCCGGATAACGGCCCAATGCTTCCGCCGCGGACGCACGGACGATCCACGAATCGTCGGATCGAAGATGCGATGTCAGCGGACCGACGGCAGGCGGGAACTGGATCATGGTGAGTGCTTCGGCCGCTTCGGTGCGAACGAGCTCGTCTGGATCTTCGAGCATCCCGACAAGAAGCGGTCCAACGTTGTCGACGGAGGCCCCGCCGAGGAACCCTGCCGCGCGGACAGCCTCGCTGCGAACTGCAATATCCGAACTTGTGAACAAAGAGAGCACCAGATCAATCTTTGACCGATCGTTTTCCTTGATCAGTTCGATCAGTGCGGCTACCTGCCTGTCTGGATCGCCGGAGCTGAGAGATCCGACAGGGTCACTCGGGTTGTCTTGCATGTTTCCTCGCCTTCGAGAGTCCATAGTCAATGAAAGCTGCTTCGCCTGTACGGGCTATCGGCCACCGCCACCGCTCGATTGTCGGCAGTCGTGAGCCTTCTGAGTCTTCTTGATCCTCTGTCGCTTCGCAGCATCTGCCAGGTCCCACAGCTTGGCGAGAGCACCGCATTTGTCCAAGCTCTCTCTGGACATGAGGTCGCGCATCTCCTGCTCGATACCACTATCGGCGACGCGCTGCTTCCCGCCCTTGGCCATCTCGGCGACGAAGGCGCCGGCCACGGCAACTGCCGTGAGCGACGCAATGTCGTCCAGTGCTGACTGGACCCCTAACGGATGAGCTGCGTCTGCAGTCAAAGCGATCCCGACGCCGAGCTCCAAGGTCTGGAAGAGTCTGCAGATATCCCAGAGCTTCCGAATCCTGGCAGCACCTGCGGTGATCGCGGCAGCGCCTGCGGCGGCGCCGGCCGCAGCTTCTGCCTCGACAGGTCCCAGGGTTGCGATGCCGATCGTCAATATCTCCGTCAGTACCATCACCCCGACAGTGACTGCTGCGATAGTCAACAGTTCGCGCATTAGGTCGTTGACGTGGGTATCCAGATCGGATCGAAACGCGACGAGACTGGTCTGATGTTCTCCGACGGAACTGCTCAATGTCCCGGACACAGCTGTGATCGCGGACGCCCCGCCGGCGAGAGTTGTCAGATGTGATTTCACATCGTTCAGGTCGGGTGCGTTTGTGCCCGCCGAATCGAACGCGGAAGAAATTTTCTTGATCTCCGCTTCGGCATTTTTTACGGCCGCAGATTCCGTGAATTTCTTCCATGCTTCTGCCGCTGAAAGGAGCTTGTCTCGGTCCCCATTAGGGACGGTATAGCCAATTTGAGAAAGTAGTCCAGGGATGCTCGTATCGAGCCCCTTGGCATCTCCGCCACACGATGAAGGCGGCGCCTGAATGTCATTCTGAAAAACCAGCCCCTGGGGGACGTGTATGGGCAAGGTCGGGGCGGCACCCTTTGTCGTGTCGGGATTAGCGTTCCAGTTAGAGTATGCCCAATTGTTTCCCGCCGTGTTCAGAATGTTGGAAAAATTGGCGAGTGCGTTCGAAAAAGATGCGGATGTGCTCAGTAGGTCAAGTGAGTGTTCATCATAATCGGAACCCCATTTGGTGACTTTATCGTAACTCCCTGCCATTTCGCCACTGTTTTGCAGCGACTTCCACAGGGCGGACAGAGCGGAAAGAAATTCCGAGTTCACCTTCGCGCAGCTCGTGGCGGCATCATAATAGGTTTGAGGATTTACTTGGATCGCCAACGTCAGGCTCCCCGCATCATCTTCGTGTTGGCATCTGTCGCATCCGAGTAGGCAGTGTGCGCGGCCTTTGCTGCATCGCTCATGTCCTGCACGCCTTCGGTGAACTCTCGAGCACTGCCCGCCCATTGCCGGTGGGCGACCTCGTAGGCTGTCGCGGCGACGCTCTCCCAACCGGTCCCGGCGAGTGTGGCCACCTTGTCGTCGATCTCGTCTAGATGGTCGTTGATGAAGCCGGCCAGTCCGGTCAGCCGGGCGACTACTTGATCGAGGTGGTCGAGATCTACCGCGAACTCGTCACTCATGACTGCCCCGGAAGGTCGAGGCTGAACGTCCCCAACGCCGAGGCCTGTGCTTCGTCTTGTCGCTGGTATGTGGCAGCAGTCACTCCCAGCTTTTCGGCCATCTCAGTCAGCGCTGAGATGATCTGTTGCCCACTGCTACTTGTCTCACGCCAGCCGGTGCTGAACCCCGAAGCTGCGGAGCCGAACCATGTTCGGTCAAGGGCATCGACCTCGCGCCCGGCCGAATCCAATGCTGATCTCAGCGTTTCCGCTAGTTCGTATACGTAGTTGCCAACATTTCGAACATCATCTGGGACTACTGTCAGCGACTGACCGATCCCCCCTGGAACACTCACCCGCCAACCGTAGCGGGGGAGCCGGGGTGACTGCTATTGGTGGCCGCCACAATCGGGTTGGCAACCGTGCACGGTTCTCGTTTCAGCTGTACGGCCGGCTCGACGTCGGGGGTGATGTGCGCAATCCCACTGGCTCGACATGCGCCCCAACTCCCTCATCGCCGCCATGTCCAACAAGCCCTGACTCCGGCCCGTCACCCCCATTTTTGAATGTGGCACGCTGTTGCACAGCGTTATACACATGGGCATATGCAGCCGCAACCAGAGATCACTCAGCGCGATCTACTCAACCGGTCGAAGGAGATCATGGACGCCGTCCAGCGGGGGCAGGCGTTCGTCGTCACCTGTGACGGCCATCGAATTGGTGAGCTGATTCCGCTGCGCCGACGCGGGCGCTTCGTACCACGTGCCGAATTCGCCGCTATGTCGCGGACCGCACCGGCGATCTCTGTCGGCGCATTCCGTGCCGACCGGGACGAGGTATCCGACCAGTACGCGGGTGACCCTTATGTCCGCTGATCACGAGTTCGGCCTACTCGACACGAACATCATGATCTTGCGGCGATGGATCGATGCGGAGCACCTTCCCGATGCGATGGCCATCAGCACAGTGACCCTCGCGGACCCGTTCGGTGCCGATGCGGGACGTCTCTATGGGCGGGTATGTGCTGCGGTGGTCAGCGTGGGTCGTGAACCGCGCCGCCGGATCGCCGATGATGATCGCATCCGTCGCTGTCGCCGAGGAGCTTCCACTGTTCACCACGAATCCGGATGACTTTCTCGGCTTGGACGAACTGTTGACTGTCGTGGCGGTTCCGCGACCGGTCGTGCCGAGTCGCTTCTGAATGCGGCTCGGCTCAGTCGACCAGGGTCAGTGGTGGCGGCTCCCACTTTCCGTCGAGGGCTTCCTCGCGCGGGGCGTAGAGGCGCAGGGTGAGGGAGAAGTCGCCGGTGGCGGGGATGGGGAGCCAGTTGCCGGTGGGGACGGTGGGGCGTGGGTCCTCGTGCTGGACGGCTAGTTCCACGGATCCGTCGGGGGCGCGGACAGGGGCGGGGTAGTGGCCTACCGAGTAGATCGCGTCGGGGTTGGGCACCAGGAAGCCCTGGGGGTCGTAGGCGGTGATCGAGGCGAAGGCATCGGCCGGGGGCCAGCGGCCCGGTTCGAAGCGGATGCGGTAGCGCAGCGGGTTGCCCCGGTCGTCGGTGGCGGGGGCGTCGCGGTCGGCGTAGAGGATGTCACGGATGGGGGCGAGGGCGGGGGAGCGTTTGGTGGTGGCCGCGCGGCGCAGGTAATCGGTGCCGAAGGTGCCGAGGTCGATCGGGATCTGCCAGCCGTTGACAGCGCGCGCCGTCGGGTCCGTCCAGTCGGCGATGCGGCGCTGGGCCTGGCGGACCGCCTCGTCGAGGATCTCGGCGGGTTGGCTGTCGACGACCCCACCGGGCTGGACGCCGATCGCGGCCAGTTGCCTCATCAGCGGCGCGTCGGCGGCAGCGGGGGGATCGGCCAGCATCAGCCGGCACAGGCGGTTCAGATAGGTCTTGCCGTCCAAGGCGGCGATCCGCTTCGTCGGCGGCTCGGGTCCGCGGTCGATCGGGTGGATACGGCTCACCGTCGCGTCGAGTTCACCGCGATTCCAGGCGCTGAGCGGGATCAGCTTCATCTTCTGCTGCCACTGATCGACCGTCGGTGCGTCCTCGATGCCGTTGATCTGGACTCGCGCGACGATCGTGCACATCGTTGACGGCATGTGCAGCCGGGTCGTGTTCGCGGGTAGCGCGCCGGTCCAGTGCGACCCGGTGAGGACATAGGTGTAGGGCGGGCCGTCGGCGTCCACGGTGGTCCGCGGGGTCTTGCTGGTCAGGTCGTGGACGGTGTTGGCGAACCCGTCGACCAGCTGGAACAGCCAGTACCGGTCGGGTTCCATGCCCGGGATCTGCAGCACCATCGGCTCTTCGGCGAGGTCGAGCCAAGCCTGTGAATACACCATGTCGTGGCTGAGCCTGGCCACCCCGCGATCGTCGGGATCGGGCAGGACACTGTGATCGAAGCTGTTGATCGGCCCGCTCGCCGCGCGCATCATGTCCAGCAGGATCATCGGATAGCCGAAGATGTAGGCGTCGATCGCCCGGGCGAGCACATCCGGGCGACCGGTCGTGCGGATCGGCTCAGGTATCGATTGATGGTCTCCACACCCGGGCAACGCCGCCGCGGCGGCTGCCGCGGCGGCGAGTCCCAGCAACGATCGCCTGGTCAGCGAGCTCGCGCGAGGATCCATGCACGCTCCGTTCGACGGCCTGAAGGCCGAGCGTATGACGGGTCAGCAATGATGCGCCTCATACGCGACGGGTGAATTGCCCTAGCCGAGCAGCACCCGCCGCATCAGGAACCCCACCCTCGCCCGGCCCGCGATCGGGTCGTCGCCGAAGCGCTGACCCAGGTCGATGACCATCGCGAACGCCGCGTGCACCAGGAAACGCGCCTCGGCCGCGGAGAGCTCCGGCCGCATGTCGCGCACCAGCCGCGCCCATTCCTGCACACTCAACCGCTGGATGTTGCGCAGGACGGCACGTTCCTCGGCGGGCACGTGCCCGAATTCGGCGTAGTAGACCACGGCGAGCGCTCGTTCGTCGAAGGTGTCGGCGACGAACTGGTCGATCAGCACGTTCAGCGCCGCCCCGCTGTCGGGGGTGCTCGCCACCGCGGGCCCGATCGCCCCCGACACCCGGTCGGCCGCGCGCCGGAACGCCGCGGCGAGGATGTCGCTCTTGCCCCGGTAGAAGCGGTACACCGCCGATGCCGCCGACAAGCCCGCCGCCGAGGCGATGTCCTCCACGCTCACATTCGGATAGCCGCGTTTGTGGAACAGCTCCACCGCTTTGCGCAGCAGCAGTTCGTGTTTGAACGAATCGGGAATCTGGACTCGGGCACCCTGCTCCGAAACGGTTGCGGCAGGGGGCAATGCGGTATCGGTGAGCGCCGTACAGGCCGAGCCGAGCAACTTGTTCAGTGTGCGCAGCGGCAGCGCGGCGTGGTGATCGGCCACGCTGGTGACCACACCGAGAATCGCCGTGGAGATCATCCGCAGCTCCGCCGTGGTCAATTCGGGACGCAGGATCGCCAGCTGTTCATCGAGCGCGACCAGCACCGAACCCTGCTGCTCGTCGAGCACCAGCCGATCCGCCGGCTCGAGATAGCGGCCTTCCCACCGCACCAGCCGCACCGTCGCCCGGTTCTCCACCGTCGCGCCGATCAGCCCGGTCAGCATGTGCCGCAACCGTTGCGCCGCGGGCAGCGTGTCCTCGGCCGAGACCACGATCGATGCCGTGAACGCCTGCCCGACCCGGAGTAACTCCTCCCGGAACAACGCGTACTTGCTGGGGTAGTGCCGATACAGCGCGGCGGAACTGATCCCCAGCCCGGATGCGATGTCCTCCATGCTCACTCCGTGATAGCCGGCGGCGCCGAATGCCACCGCCGACGACGCCGCGATCTGCGCCCGGCGATTTTTCGGCCGCCGCCGGATTTCAGTCACAGCTACCCCACGCGCCCCACGAGACTCGCTGACATTCATAGTTCAAGTGTATTAGCCCTTGTCGGGCGGGCTTATCCGGGCATACCAGTCGAGGAGTGCGGGGTCGTCGACGGCGCTGCGTTCGACGACGCGGGCGGGGTCGGCGCCCTGGAAGAGCTTTTTGATGGGGACTTCCAGTTTCTTGCCGGTGCGGGTGTGCGGGATGCCGGGAGCTTCGCGGATCTCGTCGGGGACGTGACGGGGGGAGACCTCGGTGCGGATCGCCGCGGCGAGACGGGTTTCGAGGTCCTCGGTGAGTTCCGCGCCGGGTGCGAGCACGACGAACAGTGGCATCCAGTAACCGCCGTCGGGTTGTTCGGCGCCGATCACCAGGGCCTCGGCGATCTCCGGGAACTGTTCGACGACCTGATAGATGTCGGCGCTGCCCATGCGGATGCCGTGGCGGTTGAGCGTCGAATCGGAGCGACCGTGCACGACGATGCTGCCGTGTTCGGTGAGGGTGATCCAGTCGCCGTGGCGCCACACGCCGGGGTAGGTGTCGAAATAGGCCGCGTGGTAGCGCTTTCCGTCGTCGTCACGCCAGAAACTCACCGGCATCGACGGCATCGGCGCGGTGACCACCAGCTCGCCGACCTCGCCGCGCACGGGGTTGCCCTGCTCGTCGAAGGCATCGAGGGCGACGCCGAGATACGGCGCCGACAGCTCACCCGGCCACACCGGCACGGTCGGGGCGCCGCCGACGAACGCCGACACCACATCGGTGCCGCCGCTGATCGAGTTCACCTGAACATGCTCTCCGGCATTCTCGTTCAGCCACAGCGCGCTCGACACCGGCAGTGACGAACCGGTGATGCCCACCGAGCGCAGCGCCGATAGGTCGTGCTCGGCGCGTGGCACCGACCCCGCCTTGACGCAGCCGAGAACATAGCCGGGGCTGGTGCCGAAAACGGTGGCGCCCACCTGGGCGGCGATGCGCCACAGCGCATCCGGTCCCCCTGCGGTCGGGCTGCCGTCGTAGGTCACCACAGTGGTGCCGGTGAGCAGACCCGCCACCTGGAAGTTCCACATCATCCAGCTCGGGCTGGTGTACCAGAAGAACGTGTCCTCGGGGCCCATGTTCGATTGCAGCGCCACGGCTTTGAGGTGCTCGAGCAGCACGCCGCCGTGGCCGTGGACGATGCCCTTGGGCAGCCCGGTGGTGCCGGAGGAGAACACGATCCACAACGGATGATCGAAATCGACAGGGACGGTTTCGATGACACCGAGTCCGGCATCGGCGACCGAGTCCGTCCACGACAGCGTGTCGGGCACGTCCAGTCCGAGTTGCGCCACGACGACGGTCGCGCGCAGGCTGGAGA
It includes:
- a CDS encoding MbtH family protein, with amino-acid sequence MTNPFDDDNAQFYVLVNTEGEHSLWPTFAAVPGGWSVAFGAAPRTSCLHYVESHWLDMRPNSLIAAMSNKP
- a CDS encoding HEAT repeat domain-containing protein, whose protein sequence is MQDNPSDPVGSLSSGDPDRQVAALIELIKENDRSKIDLVLSLFTSSDIAVRSEAVRAAGFLGGASVDNVGPLLVGMLEDPDELVRTEAAEALTMIQFPPAVGPLTSHLRSDDSWIVRASAAEALGRYPGSSTAALFACADDDDELDEVRRYAIHSLGQTPINDSDNDMEALVNKLENDPDLGLQVRFAAYRTGDRSQIDAVKNAAATMSEFDASLVLNDIDAFLDYPRPPTLEADIPTIENIIDIIALRWPFERPHATKVRNRLSDVQGL
- a CDS encoding polymorphic toxin type 34 domain-containing protein, whose protein sequence is MAIQVNPQTYYDAATSCAKVNSEFLSALSALWKSLQNSGEMAGSYDKVTKWGSDYDEHSLDLLSTSASFSNALANFSNILNTAGNNWAYSNWNANPDTTKGAAPTLPIHVPQGLVFQNDIQAPPSSCGGDAKGLDTSIPGLLSQIGYTVPNGDRDKLLSAAEAWKKFTESAAVKNAEAEIKKISSAFDSAGTNAPDLNDVKSHLTTLAGGASAITAVSGTLSSSVGEHQTSLVAFRSDLDTHVNDLMRELLTIAAVTVGVMVLTEILTIGIATLGPVEAEAAAGAAAGAAAITAGAARIRKLWDICRLFQTLELGVGIALTADAAHPLGVQSALDDIASLTAVAVAGAFVAEMAKGGKQRVADSGIEQEMRDLMSRESLDKCGALAKLWDLADAAKRQRIKKTQKAHDCRQSSGGGGR
- a CDS encoding WXG100 family type VII secretion target, which produces MSDEFAVDLDHLDQVVARLTGLAGFINDHLDEIDDKVATLAGTGWESVAATAYEVAHRQWAGSAREFTEGVQDMSDAAKAAHTAYSDATDANTKMMRGA
- a CDS encoding WXG100 family type VII secretion target, which encodes MSVPGGIGQSLTVVPDDVRNVGNYVYELAETLRSALDSAGREVDALDRTWFGSAASGFSTGWRETSSSGQQIISALTEMAEKLGVTAATYQRQDEAQASALGTFSLDLPGQS
- a CDS encoding prevent-host-death protein, which translates into the protein MQPQPEITQRDLLNRSKEIMDAVQRGQAFVVTCDGHRIGELIPLRRRGRFVPRAEFAAMSRTAPAISVGAFRADRDEVSDQYAGDPYVR
- a CDS encoding PIN domain-containing protein, translated to MMIASVAVAEELPLFTTNPDDFLGLDELLTVVAVPRPVVPSRF
- a CDS encoding DUF1254 domain-containing protein, translated to MDPRASSLTRRSLLGLAAAAAAAAALPGCGDHQSIPEPIRTTGRPDVLARAIDAYIFGYPMILLDMMRAASGPINSFDHSVLPDPDDRGVARLSHDMVYSQAWLDLAEEPMVLQIPGMEPDRYWLFQLVDGFANTVHDLTSKTPRTTVDADGPPYTYVLTGSHWTGALPANTTRLHMPSTMCTIVARVQINGIEDAPTVDQWQQKMKLIPLSAWNRGELDATVSRIHPIDRGPEPPTKRIAALDGKTYLNRLCRLMLADPPAAADAPLMRQLAAIGVQPGGVVDSQPAEILDEAVRQAQRRIADWTDPTARAVNGWQIPIDLGTFGTDYLRRAATTKRSPALAPIRDILYADRDAPATDDRGNPLRYRIRFEPGRWPPADAFASITAYDPQGFLVPNPDAIYSVGHYPAPVRAPDGSVELAVQHEDPRPTVPTGNWLPIPATGDFSLTLRLYAPREEALDGKWEPPPLTLVD
- a CDS encoding TetR/AcrR family transcriptional regulator; the encoded protein is MNVSESRGARGVAVTEIRRRPKNRRAQIAASSAVAFGAAGYHGVSMEDIASGLGISSAALYRHYPSKYALFREELLRVGQAFTASIVVSAEDTLPAAQRLRHMLTGLIGATVENRATVRLVRWEGRYLEPADRLVLDEQQGSVLVALDEQLAILRPELTTAELRMISTAILGVVTSVADHHAALPLRTLNKLLGSACTALTDTALPPAATVSEQGARVQIPDSFKHELLLRKAVELFHKRGYPNVSVEDIASAAGLSAASAVYRFYRGKSDILAAAFRRAADRVSGAIGPAVASTPDSGAALNVLIDQFVADTFDERALAVVYYAEFGHVPAEERAVLRNIQRLSVQEWARLVRDMRPELSAAEARFLVHAAFAMVIDLGQRFGDDPIAGRARVGFLMRRVLLG
- a CDS encoding acetoacetate--CoA ligase; translation: MQPQWVPSAHDIATARITDFAAFVTARTGDRYPDYRALWEWSVQDVTGFWQAVWDYFELGETAGEVLGSREMPGARWFPGTRLNYVDQIIRMAQFGRPAVIALHEDAEPQEVSWSELIEQVTVFARTLREQGVEAGDRVVGYLPNIPEAIVAFLATASIGAVWSACGQDYSAKAALDRLGQLDPTVLVTADGYRFGGKEHDKRADIAALRDGLSSLRATVVVAQLGLDVPDTLSWTDSVADAGLGVIETVPVDFDHPLWIVFSSGTTGLPKGIVHGHGGVLLEHLKAVALQSNMGPEDTFFWYTSPSWMMWNFQVAGLLTGTTVVTYDGSPTAGGPDALWRIAAQVGATVFGTSPGYVLGCVKAGSVPRAEHDLSALRSVGITGSSLPVSSALWLNENAGEHVQVNSISGGTDVVSAFVGGAPTVPVWPGELSAPYLGVALDAFDEQGNPVRGEVGELVVTAPMPSMPVSFWRDDDGKRYHAAYFDTYPGVWRHGDWITLTEHGSIVVHGRSDSTLNRHGIRMGSADIYQVVEQFPEIAEALVIGAEQPDGGYWMPLFVVLAPGAELTEDLETRLAAAIRTEVSPRHVPDEIREAPGIPHTRTGKKLEVPIKKLFQGADPARVVERSAVDDPALLDWYARISPPDKG